A single window of Cytobacillus dafuensis DNA harbors:
- a CDS encoding DMT family transporter gives MRGKRAANRYDITCFTHNIGLFHAGIGFYLFFLGMRKLKGQSIVILSYIDPLASLVISIMIIGEKMTDLQIIGAILLLGSTFMSEMHKTNTISFK, from the coding sequence GTGAGAGGAAAACGTGCTGCAAATCGATATGACATCACTTGCTTTACTCATAACATTGGCCTTTTCCATGCAGGTATTGGATTTTATCTTTTCTTTTTAGGAATGCGTAAACTAAAAGGACAAAGTATAGTTATTTTAAGCTATATTGACCCACTTGCTTCACTGGTGATCTCAATTATGATTATTGGTGAAAAAATGACGGACCTGCAAATTATTGGTGCGATTCTTTTGCTGGGTTCAACCTTTATGAGTGAAATGCACAAAACAAATACCATCTCATTTAAATAA